One part of the Leucobacter triazinivorans genome encodes these proteins:
- a CDS encoding SCO6880 family protein: MSNQQSTMEFGLRAVQFSRLTRRGILLGLSLPQLIVLAIGVLSIVGALYAGGGILLAWTAPIWLLSAALAWTPVGGRKLIEWVPVTFRWVARTQARQIVFRRRIVKPRPAGTLALPGDAAALREWEDPETGAAMIHDPHNQTLTAIIAVSHPAFVLLDPGEQERRVATWGRALATTCRSGRIARLQVCERTLPDGGSGLVEWWRQHGRDDGSWTSTVYRELIDRAGPAGERHATTISLALDLRAAARQVRTNGGGIKGAAAVLRQEMTTLVTALRAAELTVGTWLTPSEVAVILRSAYDPATAALLERHGEIGRSLATAGPVAVTESWDRLRSDSAHHAVLWISEWPRSQVYPGFLAPVLLSSGIQRSFSLVCTPIRSDQAARDIRKKKTELISDAAQRSKMGQIEDASQTAEYGDVLQQEADLTAGHGVLRYTGLISVSAPTSEELDTAVAAIEQAAIQASCETRRLVGQQAQAFTVAALPLCRTV, from the coding sequence ATGTCGAACCAGCAGAGCACGATGGAGTTCGGGTTGCGGGCCGTGCAGTTCTCCCGCCTCACCCGCCGCGGCATCCTCCTCGGCCTCTCCCTCCCACAACTCATCGTCCTCGCCATCGGCGTGCTCTCCATTGTTGGTGCCCTCTACGCAGGTGGCGGCATCCTCTTGGCCTGGACCGCTCCCATCTGGCTCCTCTCCGCAGCCCTCGCGTGGACACCGGTTGGGGGCAGGAAGCTCATCGAATGGGTACCTGTGACCTTTCGGTGGGTCGCCCGCACACAGGCCCGGCAGATCGTGTTTCGGCGTAGGATCGTGAAACCCCGGCCTGCCGGAACCCTCGCACTCCCGGGCGATGCGGCAGCCCTCCGGGAGTGGGAAGACCCGGAGACGGGGGCGGCGATGATCCACGACCCCCACAATCAGACGCTCACCGCAATCATCGCGGTGTCACATCCCGCGTTCGTGCTCCTCGACCCCGGCGAACAAGAACGCCGCGTCGCCACCTGGGGCCGGGCACTTGCCACCACCTGCCGATCCGGGAGAATCGCCCGCCTCCAAGTCTGCGAACGAACCCTCCCCGACGGTGGCTCCGGCCTGGTCGAATGGTGGCGACAGCACGGGCGCGATGACGGGTCATGGACCTCGACGGTCTACCGGGAACTCATCGACCGTGCCGGTCCCGCTGGGGAACGTCACGCGACGACGATCAGTCTCGCCCTCGACCTGCGCGCGGCAGCCCGTCAGGTGCGGACGAACGGGGGTGGGATCAAGGGTGCGGCTGCGGTGTTGCGGCAGGAGATGACGACGCTCGTTACGGCGCTGCGTGCAGCGGAACTCACCGTCGGCACCTGGCTCACCCCCAGCGAGGTCGCCGTGATCCTCCGCTCCGCCTACGACCCCGCGACCGCAGCGCTCCTCGAACGTCACGGCGAGATCGGGAGGAGCCTTGCGACTGCGGGGCCGGTCGCGGTCACCGAGTCGTGGGATCGGCTGCGGTCGGACTCCGCGCACCACGCGGTGCTGTGGATTAGCGAGTGGCCGAGGTCGCAGGTGTATCCGGGGTTCCTCGCCCCGGTGTTGCTGTCGTCTGGGATTCAACGCTCGTTCTCGCTGGTGTGTACGCCGATCCGGTCGGATCAGGCGGCCAGGGACATCAGGAAGAAGAAGACCGAGCTGATCTCGGATGCGGCGCAACGCTCCAAGATGGGGCAGATCGAAGATGCCTCCCAAACCGCCGAATACGGTGACGTGCTCCAACAAGAAGCCGACCTCACCGCAGGTCACGGCGTCCTCCGCTACACCGGCCTCATCAGCGTCTCCGCCCCCACCTCAGAGGAACTGGATACCGCGGTCGCGGCGATCGAGCAGGCCGCGATCCAAGCATCCTGCGAAACCCGCCGCCTGGTCGGGCAGCAAGCCCAAGCCTTCACCGTCGCAGCGCTCCCGCTGTGCCGCACCGTCTGA
- a CDS encoding M23 family metallopeptidase: MTLNRQQLTHAATIITVGGQTDGAGRPGVVIALMAALTESYLRMLANTGAYPESANYPNDGDASDHDSLGLFQMRPQAGWGTVAELMDPNYQARAFYGGSAGPNYPSPRGLLDIPGWQQLDPGEAAQAVEVSAFPDRYQNYQPVAEAILTALTRPAPSNGGGGGGGEVVVPETTRVVFPLPEGTWVRTSAFGWRTDPITFEQAFHSGSDFAAADGTPIFAVADGIVTHAGYTGSWGGLIIIEHTVGGERVASYYAHMWEYGIHVTEGMTVTAGQHIGDVGSSGKSTGRHLHLEIRPGGTGQPAIDSDQWLTDQGAEGITGGTSSRASCTLGGGER; the protein is encoded by the coding sequence GTGACGTTGAACCGTCAGCAGCTCACCCACGCGGCCACGATCATCACTGTCGGTGGGCAAACCGACGGGGCGGGGCGTCCTGGGGTGGTGATTGCGTTGATGGCGGCGCTCACCGAGTCGTATCTGCGGATGCTCGCCAACACCGGCGCCTACCCCGAATCGGCGAACTACCCCAACGACGGTGACGCGTCAGACCACGATTCGCTGGGGCTGTTTCAGATGCGCCCGCAAGCCGGATGGGGCACCGTCGCAGAACTCATGGACCCGAACTACCAGGCTCGCGCGTTTTACGGTGGATCGGCCGGACCCAACTACCCTTCACCGCGGGGGCTTCTCGATATTCCAGGGTGGCAGCAACTCGACCCCGGCGAAGCAGCGCAGGCGGTCGAGGTGTCGGCGTTCCCGGATAGGTATCAGAACTATCAGCCGGTCGCCGAAGCGATCCTCACCGCCCTCACCCGTCCCGCGCCCTCAAACGGTGGTGGCGGTGGCGGTGGCGAGGTCGTGGTGCCGGAGACCACCCGCGTCGTGTTCCCTCTGCCGGAGGGTACCTGGGTGCGGACGAGTGCGTTCGGGTGGCGCACCGACCCGATCACCTTCGAGCAGGCATTCCACTCCGGCAGCGACTTCGCCGCCGCTGACGGCACCCCGATCTTCGCCGTCGCCGACGGGATCGTGACTCACGCCGGATACACCGGTTCCTGGGGCGGGCTCATCATTATCGAGCACACCGTCGGCGGGGAACGTGTCGCGTCATACTACGCGCATATGTGGGAGTACGGCATCCATGTCACCGAAGGGATGACCGTCACCGCCGGGCAGCACATCGGCGATGTCGGCTCCTCCGGGAAATCCACCGGCCGCCACCTCCACCTCGAAATCAGGCCCGGCGGCACCGGGCAGCCGGCGATCGACTCCGACCAATGGCTCACCGACCAAGGAGCGGAAGGCATCACCGGCGGCACCAGTTCCCGAGCATCCTGCACGCTGGGTGGGGGTGAGCGCTGA
- a CDS encoding ATP-binding protein: protein MTFGVGASGAVAVTDNDRRLHTAALVEPAGERRRHRRARKHAATKIETDARAHEQAMERERIAAERAERRNTTYLPAAGEPGAATLRTPGRFRLPRHQDTSATLAGAYPFLAEGGLGADGVFIGQDLYSGGSFVYDPWTLYARGIITAPNIVLAGIVGSGKSSLAKSLYTRSIPFGRRVYVPGDPKGEHTAVAEAVGGRAIVLGHGLRNRLNPLDEGHRPGGLSDAEWAAQVASRRRELIGALAETVLDRVLSPLEHTAIDLALQEAVRSSEVPILPMVVDRILNPNPATDIDGRLAEDGRLVGHALRRLVAGDLAGLFDGPSTVRFDPSLPMVSLDLSRVAENSTLISVLMTCSSAWMESALMDPNGGHRWVIYDEAWRLMAYPALLKRMDAQWRLARHYGIANMLIFHKLTDLDNVGDQGSAMRALANSLLANAETRIIYRQEPDQLGATAAALGLTGTEQKLLPSLGTGQGLWRIKERSFVVQHQLHPAELAAFDTTARMKG from the coding sequence ATCACGTTCGGGGTCGGTGCCTCCGGGGCGGTCGCTGTGACCGACAATGACCGCCGGCTCCACACCGCCGCGCTGGTCGAACCCGCCGGGGAACGGCGCCGACACCGCCGAGCACGTAAACACGCCGCTACGAAGATCGAAACCGACGCACGCGCACACGAACAAGCGATGGAACGCGAGCGAATCGCGGCAGAACGTGCCGAACGCCGCAACACCACCTATCTTCCTGCCGCTGGTGAACCCGGAGCCGCGACGCTCAGGACACCCGGGCGATTCCGGTTACCCCGACATCAGGACACCTCCGCAACCCTCGCCGGCGCCTACCCGTTCCTCGCGGAAGGTGGCCTCGGCGCGGACGGGGTATTCATCGGGCAAGACCTCTACTCCGGAGGTTCGTTCGTCTACGACCCCTGGACACTGTATGCGCGCGGCATCATCACCGCTCCGAACATCGTCCTGGCAGGCATCGTCGGCTCCGGCAAGTCCTCCCTCGCGAAGTCCCTCTACACCCGGTCGATCCCATTCGGGCGCCGCGTCTACGTGCCCGGTGACCCGAAAGGCGAACACACTGCGGTTGCGGAAGCCGTTGGCGGGCGGGCGATCGTCCTCGGGCATGGGCTGCGGAATCGTCTCAACCCGCTCGATGAAGGGCACCGCCCCGGCGGTCTCTCGGATGCGGAATGGGCAGCACAGGTCGCCTCCCGGCGCAGGGAGTTGATTGGTGCGTTGGCGGAGACGGTGCTGGATCGGGTGTTGTCACCGTTGGAGCACACGGCGATCGACCTTGCCCTCCAAGAGGCTGTCCGATCCAGCGAGGTGCCGATCCTGCCGATGGTCGTCGACCGGATCCTGAATCCCAATCCCGCAACCGACATCGACGGCCGGCTTGCCGAAGACGGTCGTCTCGTCGGCCACGCCCTCCGCCGTCTTGTCGCGGGCGACCTCGCGGGCCTGTTCGATGGGCCATCTACGGTCAGGTTCGACCCATCACTGCCGATGGTGTCGCTCGACCTGTCGCGGGTTGCGGAGAACTCGACGCTGATCTCGGTGTTGATGACCTGCTCTTCGGCGTGGATGGAGTCGGCGTTGATGGACCCGAATGGTGGGCACCGGTGGGTGATCTACGACGAAGCCTGGCGTCTCATGGCCTACCCAGCGCTCCTGAAACGCATGGATGCACAGTGGCGGTTGGCGAGGCATTACGGGATCGCGAACATGCTGATTTTCCACAAACTCACTGACCTCGACAACGTCGGCGACCAAGGTTCCGCGATGCGTGCCCTCGCCAACTCACTCCTGGCGAACGCGGAGACGCGGATCATCTACCGGCAAGAACCCGACCAGCTCGGAGCCACCGCCGCAGCCCTCGGCCTCACCGGCACCGAACAGAAACTCCTCCCGAGCCTGGGCACCGGGCAAGGGCTGTGGCGGATCAAGGAACGCTCCTTCGTCGTGCAACACCAACTCCACCCGGCGGAACTCGCCGCGTTCGACACCACGGCACGGATGAAGGGGTAA
- a CDS encoding recombinase family protein: MIYTRASMDRHYLMRSTDDQETDCRSWCDQQGWRVARVITDANRSASQWRTREREGFEEALQLIASKEYAAFVTWEPSRAGRELAAYIQLRAACQAAGVLYLTKGRVYDFARSDDAFMMGLEFLTAEKDAAVIRERQLRTVRLNAQKGRPHGRLPYGYRRVYDENTGVLLRQEIDPEKAAIITTAVDEILHGVPVNRIITRLNRDGIPTPMKPLSDKTRGWMNATLVQIIRSPTIAGLRKYQGEVIGEADWPAIIPIEKWEKVNRVLADKARRTRYVEEDNHSHPKWLLSFVARCGFCGRFLARVLNVVPRKNGKPRNNYVCQHIGCRRISIDVERTDAYVLEALLSWLSTPESLAVLAGSDDNWNDRVREAEEQAVALRDRLDQAAEQYAEGKISLAMLANVEQRLTPQIEQAAREAVPPVADATVLDLINANDIRTAWELLDLLEQRRLLKMLLDIRIEKSQLMGGIFDYSRIKIAPRFVAPETYQWRSVA; encoded by the coding sequence TTGATCTACACCCGTGCTTCGATGGATCGCCACTACTTGATGCGATCCACGGACGACCAAGAGACTGATTGTCGCTCCTGGTGCGACCAGCAGGGGTGGAGGGTAGCCAGGGTCATCACCGACGCCAATCGCTCCGCCTCACAGTGGCGAACCCGCGAGCGTGAAGGCTTCGAAGAAGCTCTGCAGCTCATCGCCTCCAAGGAGTACGCGGCATTCGTGACTTGGGAGCCGTCTCGTGCCGGCCGCGAGCTCGCGGCCTACATCCAACTCCGCGCCGCGTGCCAGGCCGCGGGTGTCCTCTACTTGACCAAGGGGCGGGTCTATGACTTCGCGCGCAGCGATGACGCGTTCATGATGGGTCTTGAGTTCCTGACTGCGGAGAAGGACGCCGCAGTGATCCGCGAGCGACAGCTGCGCACTGTGCGCCTGAATGCGCAGAAGGGGCGACCACACGGTCGACTCCCCTACGGCTACCGGCGGGTCTACGACGAGAACACCGGCGTTCTGCTGCGACAGGAGATAGACCCTGAGAAGGCGGCGATCATCACGACTGCGGTGGACGAAATCCTCCACGGGGTGCCGGTGAACCGGATCATAACGCGCCTGAACCGCGACGGCATCCCGACGCCGATGAAGCCGCTGAGCGACAAGACACGCGGCTGGATGAACGCGACGCTGGTCCAGATCATCCGCAGCCCGACGATCGCAGGCTTGCGTAAGTACCAAGGCGAGGTGATCGGAGAAGCCGACTGGCCAGCGATCATCCCCATCGAGAAGTGGGAGAAGGTCAATAGGGTCCTGGCAGACAAGGCTCGCCGAACTCGGTATGTCGAGGAAGACAATCACAGCCACCCCAAGTGGCTACTGTCGTTCGTCGCCAGGTGCGGGTTCTGCGGCCGGTTCCTCGCGAGAGTTCTCAATGTGGTCCCGCGCAAGAACGGAAAGCCCCGCAATAACTATGTGTGTCAGCACATCGGATGCCGTCGCATCAGTATCGATGTCGAGCGTACTGACGCTTACGTGCTCGAAGCCTTGCTGAGCTGGCTCTCTACTCCGGAGAGCCTGGCCGTGTTGGCTGGCTCTGATGACAACTGGAACGACCGTGTTCGCGAGGCCGAGGAGCAAGCGGTCGCTCTCCGCGACCGACTGGACCAGGCCGCCGAACAGTATGCAGAAGGCAAGATCAGCCTGGCGATGCTGGCAAACGTGGAACAGCGACTGACACCGCAGATCGAGCAAGCGGCGAGAGAAGCCGTGCCTCCGGTAGCTGATGCGACGGTTCTCGATCTCATCAACGCCAATGACATCCGGACGGCGTGGGAGCTTCTTGATCTGCTGGAACAACGCCGACTCCTGAAAATGCTGCTGGATATCCGCATCGAGAAGTCGCAACTCATGGGCGGTATCTTCGATTACTCGAGGATCAAGATCGCGCCGAGATTCGTGGCTCCCGAGACCTATCAGTGGCGGAGCGTAGCGTAG
- a CDS encoding DUF6112 family protein yields the protein MMVFPDFGGVGAEGDLRTVIGALLMFVLIIAVLMLIVSAIVWAIASSAGNAHTATKARMGAWVALGAAALAGAGVAWVNFLLGIGENL from the coding sequence CTGATGGTGTTCCCCGACTTCGGGGGCGTCGGCGCCGAAGGCGACCTGCGCACCGTGATCGGTGCGCTGCTGATGTTCGTGCTCATCATCGCCGTGCTGATGCTGATCGTCTCCGCAATCGTTTGGGCTATCGCATCCTCCGCTGGCAACGCGCATACCGCCACCAAAGCCCGTATGGGTGCCTGGGTTGCCCTCGGTGCCGCCGCCCTCGCCGGAGCCGGGGTCGCCTGGGTGAACTTCCTCCTCGGTATCGGCGAGAACCTGTAA
- a CDS encoding DUF6112 family protein, with amino-acid sequence MIDIDPNGTGLPGIEQLRIIVGAVMTVGLILSVLALIVSAIVWGFGANSSNPHLASRGKVGVLVSCGAAIICGASVTLINFFWGVGQAV; translated from the coding sequence GTGATTGATATAGATCCGAACGGCACCGGGCTTCCCGGTATCGAGCAGTTGCGCATCATCGTCGGCGCGGTGATGACTGTCGGTCTGATCCTGTCCGTCCTCGCATTGATTGTCTCGGCGATCGTGTGGGGCTTCGGTGCGAACAGCAGTAACCCGCATCTCGCGTCGCGCGGGAAGGTCGGGGTGCTCGTGTCGTGTGGGGCGGCGATCATCTGCGGAGCCAGCGTAACGCTCATCAACTTCTTCTGGGGCGTCGGCCAAGCCGTCTAA
- a CDS encoding single-stranded DNA-binding protein → MAIHTQESLSGFIASEPHLSFTERGDARLFVKIGQEHYRREDDGSFTQTETTFHDLVAFRKTAERAHQRFAKGDKFVAEGYTHHYDRTDDNGQPIKVEEFVAKKIGHDLARTRYTVDRPRRAQEHDSLDAGIEDAALSPDAPRRTSATATAVVR, encoded by the coding sequence ATGGCCATCCACACGCAAGAGTCCCTGTCCGGATTCATCGCTTCCGAACCTCACCTGTCGTTCACCGAGAGAGGTGATGCGCGCCTGTTCGTGAAGATCGGGCAGGAGCATTACCGCCGCGAGGACGACGGATCGTTCACGCAGACCGAGACCACGTTCCACGACCTCGTCGCGTTCCGGAAGACCGCCGAACGCGCCCATCAGCGCTTCGCGAAAGGCGACAAGTTCGTCGCCGAGGGCTACACCCACCACTACGACCGCACCGACGACAACGGGCAACCAATCAAGGTCGAAGAGTTCGTCGCGAAGAAGATCGGACACGACCTCGCCCGCACCCGCTACACCGTTGACCGGCCTCGGCGTGCTCAAGAGCACGACTCGCTGGATGCCGGAATCGAGGATGCGGCGCTGTCTCCCGACGCGCCGCGTCGCACCTCGGCTACTGCCACTGCGGTCGTGAGGTGA
- the dprA gene encoding DNA-processing protein DprA, which translates to MDTINELAAEERTARIILALASEPGDSVTGRMIRTVGASETVARAIADEAPSGPDGDTWQRHLAPRIDPYQVRRVLAETERHGMRVLIPGDAHWPAGIDVLGDRAPVALWTKGDTEVLTGPLWDRLAITGARASTGYGEHVTTELVQSAVADSRTVLSGGAYGIDGAAHRATLTSRGSTIAVLAGGLDRPYPSGHTDLLARVGKDGLLLSELPPGAAPTKWRFLQRGRLLAALSGTVVVVEAGYRSGTLHTAARAIELGRPVGAIPGPLTSATSAGCHRLLRDGLGSIITGYDDVRELLHEVRDGAHRAVRERAGLEDAPLDQKTPGPGRRPHGPGL; encoded by the coding sequence ATGGACACGATCAATGAACTGGCGGCCGAGGAGCGCACCGCGAGGATCATCCTCGCGCTCGCTTCCGAACCCGGCGACTCGGTCACGGGGCGGATGATCCGCACCGTCGGAGCATCCGAGACCGTCGCGCGGGCCATCGCCGACGAGGCGCCGTCGGGGCCTGACGGGGATACCTGGCAGCGGCACCTCGCGCCTCGCATCGACCCATACCAGGTGCGACGGGTGCTCGCAGAGACGGAGCGTCACGGGATGCGGGTACTGATACCCGGCGATGCGCACTGGCCGGCCGGGATCGACGTACTCGGGGATCGTGCGCCGGTGGCGCTGTGGACCAAGGGCGACACCGAAGTGTTGACCGGACCGCTGTGGGATCGCCTCGCCATCACCGGTGCGCGTGCATCCACCGGGTACGGGGAGCATGTCACGACGGAACTGGTGCAGTCAGCGGTCGCGGACTCGCGAACCGTGCTCTCCGGTGGTGCCTACGGCATCGACGGTGCCGCGCACCGTGCAACCCTCACATCACGCGGTTCTACGATCGCAGTGCTCGCCGGCGGCCTGGACCGCCCATATCCGTCAGGGCACACCGATCTGCTCGCCCGGGTCGGCAAGGACGGGCTGTTGCTCAGTGAGTTGCCGCCGGGTGCGGCGCCAACAAAGTGGCGATTCCTGCAACGCGGCAGGCTCCTCGCCGCGCTCTCCGGCACCGTCGTCGTTGTGGAAGCCGGGTATCGGTCCGGTACGCTCCACACCGCCGCCCGCGCGATTGAGCTGGGCCGACCCGTCGGTGCAATCCCGGGACCGCTCACCAGCGCGACATCCGCAGGATGCCACCGGCTGTTGCGTGATGGGCTCGGATCGATCATCACCGGGTACGACGATGTGCGCGAGCTGCTGCACGAGGTTCGTGATGGGGCGCACCGTGCGGTACGGGAGCGGGCGGGACTCGAGGACGCACCGCTCGATCAGAAGACACCTGGACCGGGGCGGCGGCCGCACGGACCCGGCTTATGA
- a CDS encoding conjugal transfer protein TrbL, translating to MSVCDVPVISAVCETVGQGAATLIAAPFDWLAQAMGGAAAWLFEAVWAVFDTTTLVDVTDEGYIGVYNILFGVAVFVVLIFFCLQLITGLIHRDPTALTRAALGAAKSILGSFVAIGLTGLLLEITDQLAIGIVQASGNTMEGIGDRITLLAAGFAGINIAAPGVGAIVTIFLAGLAISAAAIVWFSLLIRKALLLVAIVFAPIALAGFSWDATKGWFGKWATFVIALILSKLVLVVIFLVAITQVSAPIELDLASISDPIAGVVLMFIAAFAPYMTYKFLSFVGFDMYHSMSAEQEAKSALNRPVPVPSAPKADGAKKVLDGAGDKSSGAAPSGGGTPPGAATASAGGGGAAATGGSGAAAGAGAGAGTAGGGAGAAGAGAGAGAAAAGPAAAVVIGAQVAKAAATAGPKLGGAVGGAAEGHAAGAGETVQPAPPPAPNHTPTAPTASPPVPPAKQTPPPAPKPPIGKE from the coding sequence ATGAGTGTGTGTGATGTGCCGGTGATCTCTGCCGTGTGCGAGACCGTCGGACAAGGCGCTGCGACGTTGATTGCGGCACCGTTCGACTGGCTCGCCCAAGCGATGGGAGGCGCCGCAGCCTGGTTGTTCGAGGCCGTCTGGGCGGTGTTTGACACCACCACCCTTGTCGATGTCACCGACGAGGGCTACATCGGGGTGTACAACATCCTGTTCGGGGTGGCGGTCTTCGTGGTGCTGATCTTCTTCTGCCTGCAACTGATCACCGGCCTCATCCACCGCGACCCCACCGCCCTCACCCGCGCCGCGCTCGGAGCTGCGAAAAGCATCCTCGGCTCCTTCGTCGCCATCGGCCTCACCGGACTGCTCTTAGAGATTACGGATCAACTCGCGATCGGGATCGTGCAAGCCAGCGGCAACACGATGGAGGGCATCGGCGACCGCATCACTCTCCTTGCGGCCGGGTTCGCGGGGATCAACATCGCCGCCCCTGGTGTCGGGGCGATTGTCACGATCTTCCTTGCAGGCCTCGCTATCAGTGCGGCTGCGATCGTGTGGTTCTCTCTCCTGATTCGCAAAGCCCTCCTGCTGGTGGCGATCGTGTTCGCACCCATCGCCCTCGCCGGATTCTCCTGGGATGCCACCAAAGGATGGTTCGGAAAGTGGGCGACGTTCGTGATCGCCCTGATCCTGTCGAAGCTCGTCCTCGTGGTGATCTTCCTCGTCGCCATCACCCAAGTCAGTGCGCCGATCGAGCTTGATCTTGCGTCGATCAGCGACCCCATCGCCGGAGTCGTCCTTATGTTCATCGCCGCGTTCGCCCCGTACATGACGTACAAGTTCCTCTCCTTCGTCGGGTTCGATATGTACCACTCGATGAGCGCCGAACAAGAAGCCAAGTCCGCGCTCAACCGCCCCGTCCCGGTGCCGTCCGCACCGAAGGCCGATGGTGCGAAGAAGGTGCTCGACGGCGCCGGCGACAAGAGCAGTGGTGCGGCACCCTCAGGTGGTGGCACCCCACCCGGAGCAGCAACCGCATCGGCCGGTGGTGGCGGGGCTGCGGCGACCGGTGGTTCTGGCGCTGCCGCCGGTGCTGGTGCAGGGGCGGGAACTGCAGGCGGTGGTGCGGGCGCGGCTGGTGCCGGGGCCGGTGCGGGGGCCGCCGCGGCGGGCCCTGCGGCTGCGGTCGTGATCGGCGCGCAAGTCGCGAAAGCCGCTGCGACCGCGGGACCGAAACTTGGTGGCGCTGTCGGTGGTGCTGCGGAAGGTCACGCGGCCGGTGCCGGTGAGACCGTGCAGCCGGCACCGCCTCCCGCACCGAACCACACACCCACGGCACCGACCGCTTCGCCTCCGGTGCCCCCGGCGAAGCAGACTCCGCCGCCGGCTCCGAAGCCACCGATTGGGAAGGAGTAA
- a CDS encoding type IV secretory system conjugative DNA transfer family protein, protein MSTPRQGGALGDELANLGIIALIVAVVVAVILRAAGTVTAWVTGVTQPTGGIDAGLGVLLHPTDPGTALGADGLNPVVYWVVAGLLIVSAGVVGWWVWRFFREHSRQARVDPYRIVGIATRTDVTTTASEKALLRRAGQLRPSLSKPVAQDVGYLLGASRGVDVWASVEDSILLIGPPRSGKGLHVVINAIIDAPGAVVTTSTRPDNLTATLTARSVQGRPVAVFDPQHLAEGVPAGLRWSPIRGCEDPLTAMIRATGLAAGTGLSAGGVEGGDFWEGKTRTALQALLHAAALDHRTPAELFRWTLDPAAASDAVAILTANPMAATGWADSLQAMIDSDPRTRDSIWQGVSLSLAALADPRVLDAVSPGPDERFDPEEFLRKRGTVYLLATGAGANNSAALVSAFVEDLVEAARRLAARSPSARLDPPLLLALDEIGNLAPLPSLPTLMAEGGGTGITTMPVLQSLAQAREKWSENAAGAIWDASIVKIILGGASNSRDLQDLTTLIGERDEITDSTTIGDQGSRSAQRSIRRVDIMPPDVIRTLPFGTGLILLRAAPPIVAKLRAWTGRKNAGELQSQRRGVEELLQHGVPASAGGQGAAGAPE, encoded by the coding sequence ATGAGCACCCCCAGGCAGGGCGGAGCGCTTGGTGATGAGCTCGCCAACCTCGGCATCATCGCCCTCATCGTAGCCGTCGTCGTCGCCGTCATCCTCCGTGCCGCTGGCACGGTGACCGCGTGGGTCACGGGTGTCACTCAGCCGACCGGCGGCATCGACGCTGGTCTCGGCGTGCTCCTGCATCCCACTGACCCGGGCACTGCGCTTGGTGCCGATGGGCTGAACCCCGTCGTCTACTGGGTCGTCGCTGGGCTGTTGATCGTCAGCGCTGGTGTTGTGGGCTGGTGGGTGTGGCGATTCTTCCGCGAGCATTCACGGCAGGCGAGGGTTGATCCGTATCGGATCGTAGGGATCGCGACCCGCACCGATGTCACCACGACCGCATCGGAGAAAGCACTCCTACGCCGGGCCGGGCAACTCCGCCCCTCACTGTCAAAGCCCGTTGCTCAGGATGTCGGCTATCTGCTTGGTGCCTCACGGGGTGTGGACGTGTGGGCAAGTGTCGAGGACTCGATCCTGCTGATCGGACCACCCCGCTCCGGCAAGGGCCTGCACGTCGTTATAAACGCGATAATCGATGCACCCGGAGCGGTCGTCACCACCTCCACCCGTCCGGACAATCTCACCGCCACCCTCACTGCCCGCAGCGTCCAGGGGCGGCCGGTCGCGGTGTTCGACCCGCAACACCTCGCCGAAGGGGTCCCTGCGGGGCTGCGGTGGTCGCCGATCCGGGGGTGTGAGGACCCGTTGACGGCGATGATTCGCGCCACCGGTCTTGCCGCAGGCACCGGCCTGTCTGCTGGTGGTGTCGAAGGCGGTGACTTCTGGGAAGGGAAGACCCGCACTGCCCTCCAAGCCCTCCTTCACGCGGCAGCGCTCGATCACCGCACCCCGGCAGAGCTGTTCCGGTGGACTCTCGACCCCGCTGCTGCTTCCGATGCGGTCGCGATCCTCACAGCAAACCCGATGGCTGCGACGGGGTGGGCGGACTCGTTGCAGGCGATGATCGACTCCGACCCCCGCACCCGGGACTCGATCTGGCAGGGCGTCTCCCTTTCGCTCGCTGCCCTTGCCGACCCACGGGTGCTCGACGCCGTCAGCCCCGGCCCGGATGAGCGATTCGACCCAGAAGAGTTCCTGCGCAAGCGTGGCACGGTCTACCTCCTCGCCACCGGGGCGGGGGCGAACAACAGTGCGGCGTTGGTGTCGGCGTTCGTGGAAGACCTCGTTGAAGCCGCCCGACGCCTCGCCGCCAGATCACCATCCGCCCGACTCGACCCGCCCCTGTTGCTTGCCCTCGATGAGATCGGCAACCTCGCCCCGCTCCCATCCCTGCCGACGCTGATGGCCGAGGGCGGAGGTACGGGGATCACGACGATGCCCGTGTTGCAGTCGCTCGCGCAGGCCAGGGAGAAGTGGTCGGAGAACGCGGCCGGTGCGATCTGGGACGCCAGCATTGTGAAGATCATTCTCGGTGGGGCATCCAACAGCCGCGACCTCCAAGACCTCACCACGCTGATCGGTGAGCGCGACGAGATCACCGATTCCACCACTATCGGCGACCAGGGCTCCCGCTCCGCGCAACGCTCCATCCGGCGGGTGGACATCATGCCACCCGACGTGATCCGCACCCTCCCATTCGGAACGGGCCTCATCCTGTTGCGTGCCGCCCCACCCATCGTCGCGAAACTCCGCGCCTGGACGGGGCGCAAGAACGCGGGCGAGCTGCAATCGCAGCGCCGCGGGGTGGAGGAGCTGCTGCAGCACGGCGTCCCAGCATCGGCTGGCGGGCAGGGGGCTGCGGGCGCACCTGAGTGA